A genome region from Fusarium musae strain F31 chromosome 5, whole genome shotgun sequence includes the following:
- the LGA1 gene encoding L-threo-3-deoxy-hexylosonate aldolase codes for MTTSNGATNGQNGHAATPQSLPTGIYAPVMTFFDPETEELDIPTIKKHAVRLGQAGLAGLVAMGSNGEAVHCTREEKIAVTKATREALDEAGFQSVPVFLGATEGSVKGTIELSKLAAEVGAAATLVLPPSYYKAQMSEDAIYNYFTDLADASPIPIVLYNYPGAVAGLDMDSDLLIKLGQHPNIVGTKFTCGSTGKLTRVALATDAKTPFQEGSGYLAFGGIADFTIQTLVSGGSGIIAGGANVMPKTCVKVWDLYVKGKKDEAQALQKKLSKADWVLTKAAIAGTKSAIQSYYGYGGYPRRPLPRLTPEQAKGIAEGIKELMEIENSL; via the coding sequence atgactaCTTCTAACGGTGCTACCAACGGCCAAAATGGCCATGCCGCCACTCCCCAGTCGCTGCCTACCGGCATCTACGCCCCTGTCATGACCTTCTTCGACCCCGAGACTGAGGAGCTCGACATTCCCACCATTAAGAAGCACGCCGTGCGATTAGGTCAAGCTGGCCTGGCCGGTCTTGTTGCCATGGGCTCCAATGGTGAGGCTGTTCACTGCACACGTGAGGAAAAGATTGCTGTCACAAAGGCTACCCGAGAGGCCCTGGATGAGGCTGGTTTCCAATCCGTTCCCGTTTTCCTCGGTGCCACTGAGGGCAGTGTCAAGGGCACTATCGAGCTGAGCAAGCTGGCTGCTGAGGTTGGCGCTGCTGCCACTCTTGTTCTCCCtccttcttattataaggccCAGATGAGTGAGGATGCCATCTACAACTACTTCACCGACCTCGCCGATGCAAGCCCTATCCCCATCGTTCTCTACAACTACCctggtgctgttgctggcCTTGACATGGACAGCGatctcctcatcaagctcggcCAGCACCCCAACATTGTCGGCACGAAGTTTACCTGTGGAAGCACCGGTAAGCTCACCCGAGTTGCTCTCGCTACCGATGCCAAGACCCCCTTCCAAGAAGGCTCCGGTTACCTTGCCTTTGGCGGTATCGCCGACTTCACCATCCAGACTCTGGTCAGCGGCGGTAGCGGAATCATTGCTGGTGGTGCCAACGTCATGCCCAAGACCTGCGTCAAGGTTTGGGATCTCTacgtcaagggcaagaaggatgaggctcaagctctccagaagaagctctccaAGGCCGACTGGGTACTGACCAAGGCTGCCATTGCCGGCACCAAGTCTGCTATCCAGAGCTACTACGGCTATGGTGGCTACCCCCGACGACCCCTGCCCCGTCTCACCCCTGAGCAAGCCAAGGGCATTGCTGAGGGTATCAAGGAGCTCATGGAGATTGAGAACTCACTATAG
- the HYR1 gene encoding peroxiredoxin hyr1, translated as MASATSFYDFKPLDKRGQEVPLADYKGKVVLIVNTASKCGFTPQYAGLEKLWTKLKEKYPEDFVILGFPCNQFGGQEPGTDDDIQEFCQLNYGVTFPIMQKTEVNGDNTNPLWAWLKDQQSGLLGLKRIKWNFEKFLVGRDGKVKGRWASTTKPESLEEPILKALAEKTEA; from the exons ATGGCTTCCGCTACTAGCTTTTACGACTTCAAGCCTCTTGACA AGCGCGGTCAAGAGGTTCCCCTCGCCGACTACAAGGGCAAGGTCGTCCTCATTGTCAACACAGCCTCCAAGTGCGGCTTCACTCCCCAGTATGCTGGTCTCGAGAAGCTCTggaccaagctcaaggagaagtaCCCTGAGGACTTTGTCATTCTCGGCTTCCCCTGCAACCAGTTCGGTGGCCAGGAGCCCGGCACCGACGACGACATCCAGGAGTTCTGCCAGCTCAACTACGGCGTGACCTTCCCCATCATGCAGAAGACCGAGGTCAACGGCGACAACACCAACCCTCTCTGGGCCTGGCTCAAGGACCAGCAGTCGGGTCTTTTGGGCCTCAAGCGCATCAAGTGGAACTTTGAGAAGTTCCTTGTTGGACGTGATGGAAAGGTCAAGGGGCGCTGGGCTAGCACCACCAAGCCCGAGTCTCTGGAGGAGCCTatcctcaaggctcttgCGGAGAAGACCGAGGCTTAA
- a CDS encoding hypothetical protein (EggNog:ENOG41), producing the protein MGRELQKKKARSGRQPIRQLNRTKKILNPRGNDAIAKNWNKKETLSQNYRRLGLVARLKAPTGGTEKKLGATTTRAYPNDPFSIATMENAIVSEARVERDADGKIIRILGEAKPNPLNDPLNELDNDSDAEPAEEWGGIEDDADATDVVKTLIEQSKQPDLPKKRHQSTREKEWLEKLVAKYGDDTAAMARDRKLNPMQQTAADIAKRIRKMNKE; encoded by the exons ATGGGTCGCGAActccaaaagaagaaggcccgCTCAGGCCGCCAGCCTATCCGTCAACTTAACAGAACCAAGAAGATCCTTAACCCCCGAGGCAACGATGCCATTGCAAAGAACTG GAATAAGAAGGAGACTCTTTCTCAAAACTATCGTCGTCTAGGTCTCGTAGCGCGTCTCAAGGCTCCTACAGGTGGaacagagaagaagctcggcgCAACCACAACCCGCGCATACCCCAACGATCCCTTCTCTATCGCCACCATGGAGAACGCCATTGTATCAGAGGCACGTGTCGAGCGCGATGCGGACGGAAAGATCATTCGTATTCTCGGCGAGGCCAAGCCTAACCCGCTTAACGATCCTCTGAACGAACTCGATAACGACAGTGACGCTGAGCCTGCTGAGGAGTGGGGTGGCATTGAGGACGACGCTGATGCGACCGATGTTGTCAAGACTCTCATAGAGCAGAGCAAACAGCCTGATCTTCCCAAGAAGAGACATCAGAGTACCCGGGAGAAGGAATGGTTAGAGAAGCTCGTGGCCAAGTATGGCGACGATACAGCGGCTATGGCCAGGGACCGAAAGTTGAACCCCATGCAACAGACCGCAGCTGATATCGCCAAGCGAATTCGCAAGATGAACAAGGAGTAG